GTCAATAATTTTGTTTTCACTAAAGGTATAAGTTCACCAAGTGTGATAATCATATGTCAATGGATCTACATTGAAGAAGCTTTAAAAAAGTCATTTTATTTATATAGGTATTGAAAAAAACTAGTACCCTATATAAACAATACATCTATAAATTTTACCTTTATTTTGTTTTGCAAATTTCAGAAGCGAAAACATCTCCTTCAAATTGAGTTTCAATAATGGCACATTTTCCTTCTATCTTTTTGATTGTACAAAGATAGCCACCATGAGAATTAATATACTTGTCAGTTTCGTCATGCTGGCTTTTAGAAAGGTCTAATAATAAAAACTGACAATCATTCTTCCAAAATATTTTATAATATCTATCCTTCTTTATCTTTTTATTTGTAGACAAATCAAAAATCTCTTCTTTCTGAAAATCTTTGGCTCTTTGTATAAGATACTTTTTATTTGTCTTCTTATTTAATAAAACAAACTTTCCATTTTTAAAATCTGTACATAATACTTTTCTAGATTTAGTTTCTTTTGGATTAGTTAGTAATGATAGAACCAAAGGCAATAATATTGATAGCTTCATGATTTAAAACTATATTAAGAAGTGAGAATTTTTATCATTTCATCATCTCCAATTTGTTTTGCAAAATCTAAAGGGGATTTATTATTGTTATTTTTTGAATTTGGATTAGCACCAAATTCTTTTAATAATTTTACAATCTCATAATAACCTTTAGCATTAAAGACTGCAACCCAGAGTGAATTATTGCCATATTTATCATTTTTATTGATTTCTATAAGCTTATTGTCCAATAGTAATTTAGTTGATTCAAAATCATTATGAGCAGTACTAAAATGTAATGCAGTTTTTCCATTTTGATCAGAATGATTAATATCAATTTGACAATTTAGTAAGAACTTTACAATATCAATTGCTTTAAAGGCAATAGCCTCTTGCAGAAGATTTTCGCCAAAGTCATTAATAAATTCATTAACATTAAAAGAATTAATTTCACTTTCGACACTATCCAATTCGTTAAGTCTTACGAATTGAAAAACGTCATCTATTTTATTTTTTTTCATACTTATGACTTCTGTTTGCGGATTT
The nucleotide sequence above comes from Chryseobacterium sp. 7. Encoded proteins:
- a CDS encoding ankyrin repeat domain-containing protein, with protein sequence MKKNKIDDVFQFVRLNELDSVESEINSFNVNEFINDFGENLLQEAIAFKAIDIVKFLLNCQIDINHSDQNGKTALHFSTAHNDFESTKLLLDNKLIEINKNDKYGNNSLWVAVFNAKGYYEIVKLLKEFGANPNSKNNNNKSPLDFAKQIGDDEMIKILTS